The sequence GACAGAACAGAAGGCAACGCGGCACGTGCAGAGGGTGCAGCAGCGGACAAGAAAGCCATGGCGTCTCCGGCATTCATGGGTGGCGCTCATTCTACGTTTTCGCGGGATCAGATGCGCACCCCCTGGCCCCGGGATAAGCAAAGCAGAAAAAGTTTGTTTTGCTCGCTGGCCGCGCAAGCCACAATGCGGCTCCAGATTGCGGCAGCAAGGAGGACCCATGGTTTCATGCAGCCAACCGAACTGGCCGCCACGGCTCGTCACCATGGCTGGCCTTTACGGCAGCGAAGAGGCGCACTGGCAATCGTGGCTGGAGCGGCAGTTCGCCCGCTCGCTGCGAGTCGAGCAGGACGACTGGCATGCGCCTGATCTCGCCCGCTGGTCGCTCGCGCTGCACCAGCGCCTGAGCCGTGAGCGCGGGCCCTTTGTGCTGGCGGCACACAGTTTTGGCTGCCTCGCCAGCGCGCATGCGCTACTGCATCTGCCCGTAGCCACCAGCATCATCGGCGTGCTGCTGGTGGCCCCGGCCAGCCCGAAAAAATTCGCTTCTGCTGCGGCGTTTGAGCCGCGTCGTCTGGGCGTGCCGTCGATCCTGATCGGCAGCGAAACCGATCCGTGGATGCCGCTCGAAGGTTCGCGCGAGCTGGCGCAGCATCTTGGCAGCACGTTCATCAATCTCGGAGACGCGGGGCATATCAATACCGCAGCAGGTTTCGGGCCCTGGCCTCGGGCCCGGCACTACATCGACACACTGGTGCATTGCGCCGCGCAACAACGCTTCCGCCCGCCGCCCAGCACACCGGAGCATCTGAGCCACCCGGCCGCTGAACTGAACCTGAAGGCCAGCGGCTAGTTCGCTAGAATCCCCTGCGCCCGGCTTTGGCATTGCCAGCGTTAGAAACCAGCCCCTTTCAAGCCAGCTCCCTATTTCAATCAGAACCATCAAAACCACACGGACGACACCATGACACGCAACTCACGCTGGCTGGCCGCAGGCCTTGCCGCACTCACGCTTGCCACGAGCCTTCCCGCTGCCGCCGCTGAAACCTCGCTGCTAAACGTGTCGTATGACGTGACGCGCGAACTCTATAAAGACATCAACGCCAGCTTCATCGCGGCGTACCAGCAAAAAACCGGTGAGCGGATCACGCTGCGTCAGTCGCATGGCGCGTCCAGCGCCCAGGCGCTCTCGGTGCTGCAAGGCCTGCAAGCCGATGTGGTGACGATGAACCAGCCCAACGATATCGACCTGCTAGCCGAACGCGGTCATCTGCTTCCCGCCAACTGGCGCACACGCTTGCCAAACAACAGCGCGCCTTACACCACGACGATGGTGTTCCTCGTCCGTGCGGGCAATCCAAAGCACATCACCGACTGGAACGATCTGGCCAAGCCGGGTGTGCAAGTCGTGATCGCCAATCCAAAAACATCCGGCAATGGCCGTTATGCGTATCTGGCCGCCTGGGGCTATCGCAAACAGCAAGGCGGCAGCGACGCCCAGGCGCTCGATTTCGTGAAGTCGATCCTGCGTAACGTGCCAGTGCTGGATACCGGTGGCCGAGCCGCGACCACCACGTTCACGCAACGTGAGATTGGCGATGTGCTGGTGACGTTCGAAAACGAAGTCGCGTTAATTGATAACGGCGCAGCGGCCAAGGGCTTTGATGCGGTGTATCCATCCATCAGCCTGCTCGCTGAGCCGCCCGTGGCCATCGTCGACAAGGTGGCCGACAAGCGTGGCACGCGCAAGGCCGCTCAGGCTTATCTCGACTATCTGTACAGCGCCCCAGCCCAGGAAATCATCGCGCGCCATCATTTGCGGCCGCGCGATGCCACGGTGCTGGCCCGGCACGCCAGCGAATTCAAGCCACTGAAAACCTTCACCGTCGAACAAATGTTCGGCAGCTGGCAAAAAGCGCAGCAAACCCATTTCTCTGATGGCGGCACCTTCGACCAGATCGTGGTCGACCGTAAGTAAAACGACGTGAGCTACGCGGCAGGCCTCGCCTGCACGTGCTCAGCCGTCATCCCCAGCCGCTCCAGCAAGCGGCGATCCGTCACGGCTTGCGGGTTGCTGGTGGTCAGCAACTGGTCACCATAGAAAAACGAATTCGCCCCCGCCAGCAGGCACAGCGCTTGCAACGCTTCATCCATCTGCTCGCGGCCCGCTGACAAACGTACCATCGCGCGCGGCATCGTGATCCGCGCCACCGCGATCGTGCGCACGAATTCGAAGGGATCAAGCGCTTCCGTGCCCGCCAGCGGCGTGCCCTCCACCTGCACCAGGTTATTGATCGGCACGGATTCTGGATAAGGCTCCATGTTCGCCAGTTGAGCGATCAAGCCCGCCCGTTCCCGGCGCGATTCTCCCAACCCGACGATGCCGCCACAGCACACGTTGATGCCGGCATCGCGCACGCGCTCCAGCGTATCTAGCCGGTCCTGGTAGGTGCGGGTAGTGATGATCTGGCCGTAGAACTCGGGCGCGGTGTCGAGATTGTGGTTGTAGTAATCGAGCCCTGCCTCGCGCAAGCCTTCCGCCTGATGGCGCTCCAGCATGCCGAGCGTCACGCAGGTTTCCAGCCCCAGCGCCTTGACGCCACGGATCATTTCCTTGATCGGCTCAAGATGGCGGTCTTTCGGATTGCGCCAGGCCGCGCCCATGCAAAACCGCGTCGCACCCTGCTGTTGCGCGACGCGCGCAGCAGCCAGCACTTCTGCGACGGGCATCAGCTTGTCCGCTTTCAGCCCGGTGTCGTGATGTACCGATTGCGGGCAGTACGAACAATCTTCTTCGCACCCTCCAGTTTTGATCGACAGCAAAGTCGAAAGCTGCACCGTGTTCGCCGCGAAATTGGCGCGATGGACTTGCTGCGCGCGAAACAGTAAATCGTTGAACGGCAGTTCGTAGAGCGCGACAACGTCGGCAACGCGCCAGCGCGCCGGAGCCGTGGCGCTCGCCACATCGGCATGGGTTGCGGCCACCGTGGCCAGCGGAGTAGACGAAGACGAAGGCAAAGACGAAGTCATGATGTCGGGAATCCTTGTAATGAAGGCGTGCGCTACACGCTAGCGGCGCGCAACGTTTGCAGCAGCAGGGAAGCATCGAGATGACGCGCGGCCTGCTCGGGCCGCACGGGTGTCAGATAAGGCACGTCGCCCAGCAAGGGCGCGTGGTAAGCGCGTTCGAACCGGGCGCGGAGCGTGGCCACGTTGTCGGCGGCGCATGGCATCGCCGGGTCGATCCGGTTCGCCACCCAGCCCGCGAGTGTCAACCCGCGCGCGGCAATCGCTTCTGCGCTCAGCAACGCATGGCTGATGCAGCCGAGCCGCACCCCCACCACCAGCACCACCGGCAGGTTCAGCGCGCAGGCCAGATCGGCGGTATCGAGCGTGTCATTCAGCGGCACGCGAAAACCACCAACGCCCTCTACCACCACCACCTCTGCTCGCTGCCGCGCCGCTTCATGGCACGCGAGGATCGGCGCGATTTCGAGCGTGACGCCTTCCTGAGCCGCTGCAAGATGCGGTGCCATTGCCGCTCGCAGCAGGTACGGCGTGCGAATCTCGGGCGGCAGCAACACGCTGGCCGCAGCATCGAGCTGATCGGCATCGTCGTTATGCCAGACGCCATCGCGCTCGAACGCCCCAGCCGCAATCGGTTTCAGCGCTGCGGTGCGCACGCCAAGCGCATTCAGGCCATGCAGCAGCGCCGCGCTAACTAGCGTCTTGCCGATCTCGGTATCGGTGCCCGTGACAAAAACCGAACACGCGTGGCTCATGCCGCACTCCGGTTCGGGTTCAGGCGGCTCACCTGGCTCACCTGGCTCAGCGCGGCTTCAAGCTGATCCAGGTCCTCATGCGAATGCCCCGCTGACAGCGAGATCCGCAGACGCGAAGTGCCCACCGGCACCGTCGGCGGCCGGATTGCGGGCACCCACAGGTCCGCTGCATCGAATGCGGCGGCCACTTCAAGCGTGGCTTCGTTGCTGCCAATGATGAGTGGCTGCACCGCTGTTGCGGAATCAACCGGCTGCCATGGCGTGGTGTGCAGCATCGCGCGGGTGCGGGCGATCAACGTTTGCAGATGGGCGCGGCGTGCGTCACCTTCCGCACTGCCAATCAACTTCAGGCTGGCCGACACGGCATGCGCAGCAGCCGGGACCGAAGCGGTAGTGAAGATGTAGGGGCGAGCGCGTTGCACGAGCCATTCGATCACGGTCTCGTGCGCCGCAACGAACGCGCCTGATACCCCCGCCGCCTTGCCCAGCGTGCCGATCAGCACCAGATGCGGCGAGCGCAGCGCCGCTTGCGCCAGCGCGCCACGCCCTTGCGGCCCAAGCACGCCAAAGCCGTGCGCATCATCCAGCACCAGCCACGCACCATGCTTTTCTGCCAGCGCCAGCAAGGCCGCGAGCGGCGCGATATCACCATCCATGCTGAACACCGTATCCGACACGATCAGCTTGTGAGCCGCTGACGAAGCCTCCAGCAACGCACCCAGCGCCGCCGCATCGGCATGCGGATAAATCTGCACCTCAGCCCGCGACAAACGCGCGCCGTCGATCAATGACGCGTGATTCAGCGCATCGGAAAAGATCGCCGTGCCACGGCCAGCGAGCGTCGTCAGCGTCGCCAGATTGGCCATGTAGCCCGTGCTGAAGTACAGCGCGCGAGGCTTATCGACAAAGCCGCCTGCGAAACTCGCCAGATCCTCTTCGAGCTGGACATGCGCCCGCGAATGGCCGCCCAGCAAATGCGAGCCACCACTCCCCGCGCCATAACGCGCGGCCCCTTCAGCTAGCGCTTGCACCAGCAGCGGATGTGCGGCCAGGCCCAGGTAATCGTTGCTGGCAAAACCTGTCACGCGCCGGCCGTCCACAGTCATCTGCGCAGCGCACGGTGAATCCGCAATCCGGCGACGACGGCGCAAGCCTTGCGCATCAAGTGTTTTCAGGTTGAGTTCAAGCGTATCGAGCAGATGCATCAGCGGAAGTCCTTGAGGGTGGCGTCGAAGCTCTCGCACGTTCGTGCAGCCAGCCAGGTGAGTTCGTCGGGTTCAAGGATGTACGGCGGCATCAGATACACCGTCGTGCCAATCGGGCGCAGCAGTAATTCACGCTCAAGCGCATGAGCGAAAAAACGGCGGGAAAAAGTGCGGGCTTCGGCAGGGTCGTCGCATACCGCGTCGAACGCGAAAATCGTGCCGCACTGGCGCAGGTGACGCACACGCGGATGCTCGGCCAGTGGCGCGAGCGCAGCGCGTAACAGCGTGGATTTTTCCGCGTTGGCGGCCAGCACCTTGCCGCTGTCGAACAAGTCGAGCGTGGCCAGCGCCGCGCGGCACGCCAGCGGATTGCCGGTGTATGAATGCGAGTGCAAGAAGCCACGGGCTGTGTCGTCGTCATAGAACTCAGCAAAAATTTCGTCGCGCGACAACACGATGGATAACGGCAGATAGCCACCGCTAATCCCCTTCGACAGACACAGAAAATCCGGCCAGATCCCCGCTTGCTCGCAAGCGAAGAAAGTGCCGGTACGGCCACAACCCACCGCGATTTCATCGGCAATCAGATGCACCGCATAGCGCTCGCAAAGCGCGCGCAAACCGGCGAGATACGACGGCTCATGCATCACCATGCCTGCCGCGCACTGCACCAGCGGCTCGACGATCAATGCGGCGATGTGGTTGCTGCGCGCTTCCAGCAGGGCGCGCACGCTATCGAGCGCCCGTGCCGTGAGCGCAGCGGCGTCTTCGCCTGGCTGTGCCAGACGCACATCGGGCGAGGCCACCACATGCGCATGGCGGATCAACGGATCATAAGCATCCTTGAATAACGCCACATCGGTCACACCGAGCGCGCCGATGGTCTCACCGTGATAGCTCCCTGCCACACAGATGAACTCGCGTTTGTCGGCATAGCCACGATTGCGCCAGGTGTGGAAGCTCATCTTCAACGCGATCTCAACCGCCGAAGCGCCATCCGACGCGAAGAACGCATGGCCTAGCGTGTGCTGTGTGAGTGCCGCGAGGCGCTCGGCCAGCTCAATCGCGGGCTGATGCGTACAACCTGCGAGCATCACGTGTTCGAGCGTATCGAGCTGCGTTTTCAGCGCGGCATTGATCTGTGGGTTGGCATGGCCGAACAGATTGACCCACCACGAACTAATCGCATCCAGATAGCGCTGGCCCGCCGGATCGTAAAGCCAGGGCCCCGCACCACGCGCCACCGGAATCAGCGGCACGCGTTCGTGATGTTTCATTTGTGTGCACGGATGCCAGACGGCTTGCAGGCTACGGGCGACCCAGTCGTCCGGAGCCAGGGGAGTGCGGTTCAAAGTCATATGGAGATCCAGAGTTCGAATGAGTGCCGCGCAAGGCAGGCATGCCAGCGCAAGCGTCCCGGCGAAGTAGCGATGGAACCAGTGGCCGTGTTTTGCGCTCCTGCTTTGCGCTTTCGTTTTGCCTTCTTCCAACGCGGCACGAAACGCTATGCATATCGTCCGGGTTCAGGCGGCAGCGGCTCGCAGATTAGCGCTTTAGCGGCCCCGATGCACTATCGCAAAAATAGCGTCAAAGCAAGACGGGGCGGGCCTTAGCGGCTGTTCGACACAGCACGGAACGGTTCACACCAGAAGACTGGAAAAGCCTGTTGATAGCGACGGCAAAGTCAGGTGTCGCCTGTGAAAAAAATCTGCGCCTCAGGAGTAATGCCGTTCAGTTAAGCCCTGGACGGCATTTTTCATTGCAGGGAAGGGAGCGGTTGTAAACCTGGCGCATTGGTGTTAACTTTGCGGCGCCGTGTTATCCGCTCACCTGAACTATCTCCTCGAGGCTAGGCAACCCGCCGACTTTGGTCGGCTGGGGCAGCACTTGCCATACGAATGGGTCGAGCAGGCCGTCCGCGCCACCGGCAGCGCGAGTATCCGGAGCAGGTGATTGCCCGCCGAGCAGGTCGTCTGGTTGGTCATCGCGCTGGCGCTGTACCGGCACCAATCAATCAGCGAGGTCGTCGACGATCTCGATCTGGCGCTGCCTTCAGAGGCCGCCCCATTTGTCAGCAAAAGCGCCGTTGCGCAGGTCCGTCAGCGCACTAGGTATGCGCCTCTGGCCTGGCTGTTTCGTGAATCGGCCATCGCCTGAAGCCAGCAGGATGCGGCTAGCCACGCGTTCAAGGGACTGGCTCTGTTGGCGGTAGATGGCACCGTTCTGCGCACGGCTGACAGCCCGGCCAATCGTGAACAAATCGTGAACACTTTGGTGCGCAAACCCACGCCAACGACAGGCTGGCGAGCTATCCGCAGGTGCGCGCCGTCACCCTGAGCGCACTCCCGACGCATCTGATCCGCGACATTGAGTTCGGCCGCTACGACACCAACGAGATGCTGTATGCCAGGCAGCTCGTGCCGCGCATACCGAACGATTCGATTACGGTCTTCGACAAAGGCTTTCTGGCTGCCGAGATTCTGTGCGGGCTCACTGCGGACGGCCACAATCGGCACTTCGTGATTCCCGCCAAGGCAAACACGCGCTGGGAAATCGTCCAGGGCAAGCCAGACGATGCCACGGTGCGCATGCGCGTGTCGCCACAAGCACGCAAGAAGTCCCCCGATTTGCCCGAGTTCTGGGAGACCCGCGCGGTCCGCACGATCGACTCGCGCGGGCGTGAGCGAGTGTTGCTGACCTCGCTGAGTGAGCGCCAGCGCTTCAAGCCCACCGATATCGCCGCATGCTACAGCCGCCGTTGGCAGATTGAAACGAGCTGCCGTGAGCTCAAACAATCGATGCTGGGGATGGAGTTGACCTTGCGCAGCCAGACCGTGGATGGGGTGTATCAGGAAATCTGGGGCGCGCTGATTGCCTGCAACTTGATTCGGCTGGAGATGGCCAAGGCCGCACTCGAAGCGAAGCTCGCGCCAACCGACATCAGCTTCGTGCGAGCCTTCCATATCATTCAGTACCAACTGATGTGGGCCGCCGCGACGCGATCGCACGGAAAATTGCCAGCGCTGCTGCACCGCCTGTGCGAGCGGCTCAAGGTGCTCCCCAACGAAAAACGACTCGAACGCGGATGCCCTCGAGTCGTTTAGTCACGCCCTTCTCGTTACTCCGTTCGATTCCTCAAGAAGGACCTTAACTGAACGGCATTAGGGCTACCTCTGGGTTTGTCGTTTCATATCACTGGCAGCTAATCCGCACCAGTTTCATCTCGCTTCAGCGCCTTTAACTCCTTGATGAACTGGTAGGTAACGGCAGCCAAAAACGTTAAGTAGGCAGGCCAGCCTATCAACATTGGGTGCCAGCCAGCCCCTTTAAACAAAGAAACACAAAGAATAAAGAGAGGTAATGCAGCAACAGCAGCATATGCAATAGCTGCGCGGCGATACACATTACGCTTTCGCTCTAGTTGAGTCATTTACTCTCCTGAGAATTACCTTTTTTAGTAATCGCATTTTGTGCCGGGCCTGACAAAATTTGATTAACCTGATTTATAAAGTTACCCATTGGACCCGGCATCATCGTTGTCATCACAGTCCCGATCGCAGCAGAGCCAGCCCCGATACCACCAGACAAACCCGGATTACCAGAATTCGTCATCGCCGTAGCCCCAAACGCACCCGTACCACCCACCGCCGCGTTATATCCCCCAACCACAAATTTCCCGGCTATTCCCGTCCTCAGCGTATTCAGCGGCAGCAGCAATGGCGACATCGCTGCCATCACGCCTCCAACAGCGAACGACTTGCCGAAGTTTGGCCCGTCTTTCGACAGACCCATTGCGTGGCTGATCCCGTCACCCACAAAGTCATACGTCGTGCCCAGACCCCATGCCGCCGCTACCGTGGGCGCAACCACGCCAAGTGCAAATAGCCCGCCCGTCGCGCCAATCGCCATGCCGATCTGTGGATGCGCCTCATGCCCCGGCAGTGCAGCCTGCTCTGCACTCAGAGAACCATTCCGGTTGCCTCCCATGAACGGGCTGTTGTATTCCGCCGG is a genomic window of Paraburkholderia bonniea containing:
- a CDS encoding RBBP9/YdeN family alpha/beta hydrolase, which gives rise to MVSCSQPNWPPRLVTMAGLYGSEEAHWQSWLERQFARSLRVEQDDWHAPDLARWSLALHQRLSRERGPFVLAAHSFGCLASAHALLHLPVATSIIGVLLVAPASPKKFASAAAFEPRRLGVPSILIGSETDPWMPLEGSRELAQHLGSTFINLGDAGHINTAAGFGPWPRARHYIDTLVHCAAQQRFRPPPSTPEHLSHPAAELNLKASG
- a CDS encoding sulfate ABC transporter substrate-binding protein; this encodes MTRNSRWLAAGLAALTLATSLPAAAAETSLLNVSYDVTRELYKDINASFIAAYQQKTGERITLRQSHGASSAQALSVLQGLQADVVTMNQPNDIDLLAERGHLLPANWRTRLPNNSAPYTTTMVFLVRAGNPKHITDWNDLAKPGVQVVIANPKTSGNGRYAYLAAWGYRKQQGGSDAQALDFVKSILRNVPVLDTGGRAATTTFTQREIGDVLVTFENEVALIDNGAAAKGFDAVYPSISLLAEPPVAIVDKVADKRGTRKAAQAYLDYLYSAPAQEIIARHHLRPRDATVLARHASEFKPLKTFTVEQMFGSWQKAQQTHFSDGGTFDQIVVDRK
- the bioB gene encoding biotin synthase BioB, whose translation is MTSSLPSSSSTPLATVAATHADVASATAPARWRVADVVALYELPFNDLLFRAQQVHRANFAANTVQLSTLLSIKTGGCEEDCSYCPQSVHHDTGLKADKLMPVAEVLAAARVAQQQGATRFCMGAAWRNPKDRHLEPIKEMIRGVKALGLETCVTLGMLERHQAEGLREAGLDYYNHNLDTAPEFYGQIITTRTYQDRLDTLERVRDAGINVCCGGIVGLGESRRERAGLIAQLANMEPYPESVPINNLVQVEGTPLAGTEALDPFEFVRTIAVARITMPRAMVRLSAGREQMDEALQALCLLAGANSFFYGDQLLTTSNPQAVTDRRLLERLGMTAEHVQARPAA
- the bioD gene encoding dethiobiotin synthase, which codes for MSHACSVFVTGTDTEIGKTLVSAALLHGLNALGVRTAALKPIAAGAFERDGVWHNDDADQLDAAASVLLPPEIRTPYLLRAAMAPHLAAAQEGVTLEIAPILACHEAARQRAEVVVVEGVGGFRVPLNDTLDTADLACALNLPVVLVVGVRLGCISHALLSAEAIAARGLTLAGWVANRIDPAMPCAADNVATLRARFERAYHAPLLGDVPYLTPVRPEQAARHLDASLLLQTLRAASV
- the bioF gene encoding 8-amino-7-oxononanoate synthase, which encodes MHLLDTLELNLKTLDAQGLRRRRRIADSPCAAQMTVDGRRVTGFASNDYLGLAAHPLLVQALAEGAARYGAGSGGSHLLGGHSRAHVQLEEDLASFAGGFVDKPRALYFSTGYMANLATLTTLAGRGTAIFSDALNHASLIDGARLSRAEVQIYPHADAAALGALLEASSAAHKLIVSDTVFSMDGDIAPLAALLALAEKHGAWLVLDDAHGFGVLGPQGRGALAQAALRSPHLVLIGTLGKAAGVSGAFVAAHETVIEWLVQRARPYIFTTASVPAAAHAVSASLKLIGSAEGDARRAHLQTLIARTRAMLHTTPWQPVDSATAVQPLIIGSNEATLEVAAAFDAADLWVPAIRPPTVPVGTSRLRISLSAGHSHEDLDQLEAALSQVSQVSRLNPNRSAA
- the bioA gene encoding adenosylmethionine--8-amino-7-oxononanoate transaminase: MTLNRTPLAPDDWVARSLQAVWHPCTQMKHHERVPLIPVARGAGPWLYDPAGQRYLDAISSWWVNLFGHANPQINAALKTQLDTLEHVMLAGCTHQPAIELAERLAALTQHTLGHAFFASDGASAVEIALKMSFHTWRNRGYADKREFICVAGSYHGETIGALGVTDVALFKDAYDPLIRHAHVVASPDVRLAQPGEDAAALTARALDSVRALLEARSNHIAALIVEPLVQCAAGMVMHEPSYLAGLRALCERYAVHLIADEIAVGCGRTGTFFACEQAGIWPDFLCLSKGISGGYLPLSIVLSRDEIFAEFYDDDTARGFLHSHSYTGNPLACRAALATLDLFDSGKVLAANAEKSTLLRAALAPLAEHPRVRHLRQCGTIFAFDAVCDDPAEARTFSRRFFAHALERELLLRPIGTTVYLMPPYILEPDELTWLAARTCESFDATLKDFR
- a CDS encoding hemolysin; amino-acid sequence: MGGNRNGSLSAEQAALPGHEAHPQIGMAIGATGGLFALGVVAPTVAAAWGLGTTYDFVGDGISHAMGLSKDGPNFGKSFAVGGVMAAMSPLLLPLNTLRTGIAGKFVVGGYNAAVGGTGAFGATAMTNSGNPGLSGGIGAGSAAIGTVMTTMMPGPMGNFINQVNQILSGPAQNAITKKGNSQESK